One Solanum pennellii chromosome 10, SPENNV200 genomic region harbors:
- the LOC107002023 gene encoding endo-1,4-beta-xylanase 5-like, which produces MLMLMWRKSPLFWTFFLFLFFATSSLAKHHVGNVYDYSAWTECQAEPVAALYKGGILRNKFPIYQPVKDINGDMVDSPTLSLENLSQGSIYSFSSWVRVKNVDSALVTATVKPDNKYAKCIGSVKAKKGCWSFLKGGFLWDSTFTSSEIDFQSSDRAKKFVEIEIVSYSLQPFTEREWKLNQFEGIKRERKRGVTIHVVDKNGLRVPGAAVKLSQISTDFPIGTMISRTILENLPYQEWFLKRFKATVFENELKWYKTEPLPGQYNYTVVDEMMKFVRKNKLIVRGHNMFWDDPTYVQDWLENMTAPQLQTAMNGRIKSVMSKYRNEFFHWDVNNELLHFDFYEKKLGPKATLDMFKSMQREDPLTTLFLNEYNIVERCDSKANVDSYIDRFKELNKGGVKVAGIGLESHFSAPNPAFMRAVLDKLATLKLPVWLTEVDVSNMYGQEEQAVFLEQILREAFSHPSVNGIMLWTARSIGGCYQTCLTDEKFQNLPTGDVIDQLVLNEWTTGTKRGKTNGFGSYNFRGFLGEFKVSIIYNRTIVNSTFSLGHGVDTKHITIHV; this is translated from the exons ATGTTGATGCTAATGTGGAGAAAAAGTCCATTATTTTGGACCTTTTTTTTGTTCCTCTTCTTTGCTACCTCTTCCCTAGCTAAACACCAtg tCGGGAATGTTTATGATTATTCGGCTTGGACAGAG TGTCAAGCAGAGCCAGTGGCAGCACTTTACAAAGGAGGAATATTAAGAAACAAATTTCCTATATATCAACCGGTCAAAGATATCAATGGAGACATGGTTGATTCACCTACTTTATCCTTGGAAAATCTCTCTCAAGGATCAATTTATTCCTTCTCTA GCTGGGTGAGAGTGAAAAATGTAGATTCTGCTTTAGTAACAGCTACAGTAAAGCCAGACAATAAATATGCAAAATGTATAGGGAGTGTTAAAGCCAAGAAAGGATGTTGGTCTTTTCTCAAAGGTGGTTTCCTTTGGGATTCAACTTTCACTTCTTCTGAGATTGATTTTCag AGTTCAGATCGGGCTAAAAAGTTTGTGGAGATAGAGATTGTTTCTTATTCCTTACAGCCATTCACCGAGAGAGAATGgaaattaaatcaatttgaagggATAAAAAGG GAAAGGAAGCGCGGTGTTACGATACATGTTGTTGATAAAAATGGATTAAGGGTGCCAGGAGCAGCAGTTAAATTAAGCCAAATCTCAACGGATTTTCCAATTGGAACGATGATATCGAGAACCATTCTGGAAAATTTGCCTTATCAg GAATGGTTTCTCAAGCGATTCAAAGCAACAGTTTTTGAAAATGAGCTAAAGTGGTACAAGACAGAGCCATTACCTGGGCAATATAACTATACTGTAGTGGATGAGATGATGAAATTCGTTCGAAAAAACAAACTTATAGTTAGAGGACATAACATGTTTTGGGATGACCCTACGTATGTACAAGATTGGTTGGAAAACATGACGGCTCCTCAACTACAAACAGCGATGAATGGAAGAATTAAAAGTGTGATGAGTAAATATAGAAATGAGTTTTTTCACTGGGATGTGAATAATGAACTACTCCACTTTgatttttatgagaaaaaacTTGGACCGAAAGCTACTCTGGATATGTTCAAGAGTATGCAACGCGAAGATCCACTAACAACTCTGTTTCTCAACGAATACAACATTGTTGAACGTTGTGACTCGAAAGCCAATGTGGACAGCTACATTGATAGGTTCAAGGAACTCAACAAGGGCGGGGTAAAAGTGGCTGGTATTGGGCTAGAGAGTCATTTTTCTGCACCAAACCCCGCTTTCATGAGAGCTGTTCTAGATAAATTGGCAACCCTAAAGCTTCCTGTTTGGCTCACGGAAGTGGACGTTAGCAATATGTATGGACAGGAAGAACAAGCTGTATTCCTCGAGCAAATTTTGCGAGAGGCATTCTCACATCCAAGTGTGAATGGGATCATGCTTTGGACAGCTCGTAGCATAGGAGGTTGCTACCAAACGTGCCTTACAGACGAGAAATTCCAAAACTTGCCAACAGGGGATGTTATTGACCAACTTGTACTAAACGAATGGACAACGGGGACTAAACGTGGCAAAACAAATGGGTTTGGTTCCTACAATTTTCGAGGTTTCTTAGGCGAATTCAAGGTTTCAATCATTTATAATCGCACAATTGTTAATTCTACATTCTCACTAGGCCATGGTGTCGATACTAAGCACATCACTATTCATGTTTAG